In a single window of the Flavobacterium ammoniigenes genome:
- a CDS encoding 2-oxoglutarate dehydrogenase E1 component, whose translation MDRFSFLNAAHTEFFAQLYDQYLDNPDSVEPSWRSFFQGFDFGMATYNEENAAEQMATYSSNSVASGQVSEKVLKEFNVLKLIDGYRTRGHLFTKTNPVRDRRTYSPNLAIENFGLSAADLDTVFDAAKILGHQPATLKEIIRRLENLYCQSIGVEYMYIRKPEVVQWIQDRLNINDNLPNFNVEQKKNILDKLNEAVSFENFLHTKYVGQKRFSLEGGESIIPALDALIEAAAEKGVEQFVMGMAHRGRLNILANIFGKATQDIFSEFDGKDYDQEYFDGDVKYHLGLTSERKTKTGKSININLAPNPSHLETVGAVIEGITRAKQDKYFPDDFSKVLPIAVHGDAAVAGQGIVYEIVQMAQLDGYKTGGTIHLVINNQVGFTTNYQDARSSTYCTDVAKVTLSPVLHVNADDTEAVVHAMLFALDYRMTFGGDVFIDLLGYRKYGHNEGDEPRFTQPVLYKIIARHKNPRDIYAEKLIVDGIIDQAYVNKIESDYKAKLDENLQASRKKDLTIIKPFMQDEWKGFVQVSDDVMLQKVDTTYDKKKLDGILETISTLPSDKKFINKITKIVTDRKTMYDNNQIDWGTAEALAYGSLLQEGYDIRLSGQDVERGTFSHRHAVVKVEDSEEEVVLLNSVKDKKGQFNAFNSFLSEYGVLGFDYGYALTNPNALTIWEAQFGDFSNGCQIMIDQYISCGEDKWNNQNGIVLLLPHGYEGQGAEHSSARMERYLQLCARHNMYVADCTTPANFFHLMRRQMKTKFRKPLVVFSPKSLLRHPLCVSTQEELANGSFQETIDDTSVDKSKVKTVVFCTGKFYYDILAEREKLERNDVALVRIEQLFPLPTDQLKAIIATYPNADDYVWAQEEPKNMGAYSYMLVNFDLVPWRLASLKNYSAPASGSHTRDRRRHADAIRMVFDKNLFR comes from the coding sequence ATGGATAGGTTTTCCTTTTTAAACGCAGCTCATACCGAATTTTTCGCTCAATTATACGATCAATATTTAGATAATCCAGACAGTGTTGAACCAAGTTGGAGAAGTTTTTTTCAAGGGTTTGATTTTGGAATGGCCACTTACAATGAAGAAAATGCCGCTGAACAAATGGCGACCTATTCTTCAAATTCGGTTGCTTCAGGACAAGTGTCTGAAAAAGTTTTAAAAGAATTTAATGTATTAAAATTAATTGACGGATACAGAACTCGCGGGCATTTGTTTACTAAGACAAATCCTGTTCGTGACAGAAGAACCTATTCTCCAAATCTAGCGATTGAAAATTTTGGTTTGTCTGCAGCGGATTTGGATACTGTATTTGATGCCGCTAAAATTTTAGGACACCAACCAGCTACTTTAAAAGAAATCATTCGTCGTTTAGAAAACTTATATTGCCAGTCTATTGGTGTTGAATATATGTATATCCGTAAGCCAGAAGTGGTGCAATGGATTCAAGACCGATTGAATATTAATGATAATTTGCCCAACTTTAATGTGGAGCAAAAGAAAAACATCCTTGATAAATTAAATGAGGCGGTTTCATTTGAAAATTTCTTACATACTAAATATGTAGGTCAAAAACGTTTCTCTTTAGAAGGAGGAGAAAGTATCATTCCAGCTTTGGATGCTTTAATTGAAGCTGCTGCCGAAAAAGGAGTAGAGCAATTTGTAATGGGAATGGCACACCGTGGAAGGTTGAATATCTTAGCCAATATCTTCGGCAAAGCCACTCAAGATATCTTTTCTGAATTTGATGGAAAAGATTACGACCAAGAATATTTTGACGGTGATGTTAAATACCATTTAGGATTAACTTCAGAAAGAAAAACCAAAACAGGTAAATCAATCAATATTAATTTAGCGCCAAACCCATCTCACTTGGAGACGGTTGGAGCGGTTATCGAAGGTATTACCCGTGCCAAACAAGACAAATATTTTCCAGACGATTTCTCAAAAGTATTGCCAATTGCCGTTCACGGGGATGCTGCAGTAGCGGGACAAGGAATTGTGTACGAGATTGTTCAAATGGCCCAATTGGACGGTTACAAAACAGGAGGAACGATCCACTTAGTGATTAATAACCAAGTTGGTTTTACAACCAATTACCAAGATGCACGTTCGTCAACCTATTGTACAGATGTTGCCAAAGTGACTCTTTCGCCAGTATTACACGTGAATGCTGATGATACCGAAGCGGTAGTTCACGCCATGTTGTTTGCCTTAGATTACAGAATGACTTTTGGAGGCGATGTATTTATCGACCTTTTAGGATATAGAAAATACGGTCATAACGAAGGGGATGAGCCTCGTTTTACCCAACCCGTTTTATATAAAATCATTGCGCGTCATAAAAATCCAAGAGATATTTATGCTGAGAAATTGATTGTTGACGGCATTATTGACCAAGCTTATGTAAACAAAATTGAAAGTGATTACAAAGCCAAATTAGACGAAAACTTACAAGCTTCTCGTAAAAAAGATTTGACAATCATCAAGCCGTTTATGCAAGATGAATGGAAAGGATTTGTTCAAGTATCTGACGATGTGATGTTGCAGAAAGTCGATACTACTTATGATAAGAAAAAATTAGATGGTATTTTAGAAACTATTTCGACTTTGCCATCGGATAAAAAATTCATCAACAAAATCACCAAAATTGTAACCGATAGAAAAACGATGTACGACAACAATCAAATTGATTGGGGAACAGCCGAAGCTTTGGCTTACGGATCGTTGTTGCAAGAAGGCTATGATATTCGTTTATCAGGGCAAGACGTAGAGAGAGGAACTTTCTCTCACCGTCACGCCGTGGTTAAAGTTGAAGACAGTGAAGAAGAAGTAGTGCTTTTAAACTCAGTGAAAGATAAAAAAGGACAGTTTAATGCTTTTAACTCTTTCCTTTCAGAATATGGTGTTTTAGGTTTTGATTACGGTTATGCTTTGACTAATCCTAATGCATTAACAATTTGGGAAGCACAATTTGGAGATTTCTCTAACGGTTGCCAAATCATGATTGACCAATACATTTCGTGTGGAGAAGACAAATGGAACAATCAAAATGGAATTGTACTATTATTACCTCATGGTTACGAAGGACAAGGTGCTGAGCACTCTTCGGCTAGAATGGAGCGTTACTTACAATTGTGTGCTCGTCATAATATGTATGTGGCTGATTGTACTACACCAGCTAACTTCTTCCACTTGATGAGAAGACAAATGAAAACGAAATTCCGCAAACCTTTAGTAGTATTTTCTCCTAAGAGTTTGTTGCGTCATCCTTTATGTGTTTCGACTCAAGAGGAATTGGCTAACGGAAGTTTCCAAGAAACCATTGACGATACATCAGTAGATAAATCAAAAGTAAAAACAGTAGTTTTCTGTACGGGTAAATTCTACTATGATATTCTTGCTGAAAGAGAAAAACTAGAACGAAATGATGTAGCTTTGGTTCGTATCGAAC